The following coding sequences lie in one Myxococcus xanthus genomic window:
- a CDS encoding peptidase MA family metallohydrolase produces MRHLLVLLLLLAAPGAWAQEPGGPHGTHAHDVVNDAALVPLTRPPQVSGDVTTKRFRILHTAAATAAAHELSRQIEGVRDRFGTILGKDWPGVTEIRLGVGRTEFEALALPGGKPPGWAVALAYPAHQIILLDALSLHEPEGQQTLRHELAHVALGQLAPSWPRWFQEGVAQYVTGERYSLTHYSALFRAVTQERVFHFEHLDRAWPDVPSDVEIAYAQSAAFVAHLSAKFGPQAMAALVDGVARGEPFETAFGKAFRTSLLVEETDWREGLAARYGWLPLTTSSALVWLGASFLCVAAYARRRQQRAAKLAEMAAQDAAEDAALRLLAAQAAQAQAQGTAVSAGDSTWPDWPAGSQGTEAHLEAQDGEAPADSAIGDLPGELDDEDGPGGRPPKPTLH; encoded by the coding sequence ATGCGCCACCTGCTTGTCCTGCTCCTGCTGCTCGCCGCTCCCGGGGCCTGGGCCCAGGAGCCGGGCGGCCCTCATGGCACCCACGCCCATGACGTCGTGAATGACGCCGCGCTGGTGCCCCTGACGCGTCCGCCCCAGGTCAGCGGGGACGTGACGACGAAGCGCTTCCGCATCCTCCACACCGCCGCCGCCACCGCCGCCGCGCACGAGCTGTCCCGGCAGATTGAAGGCGTCCGCGACCGGTTCGGCACCATCCTCGGCAAGGACTGGCCGGGCGTCACCGAGATTCGCCTGGGCGTGGGCCGCACGGAGTTCGAGGCCCTGGCGCTGCCCGGCGGCAAGCCCCCGGGCTGGGCCGTGGCGCTGGCCTACCCCGCCCATCAAATCATCCTGCTGGACGCGCTCAGCCTCCACGAGCCGGAGGGCCAGCAGACACTCCGGCACGAGCTGGCGCACGTGGCCCTGGGGCAGCTGGCCCCGTCGTGGCCCCGCTGGTTCCAGGAAGGCGTCGCGCAGTACGTCACCGGGGAGCGCTACTCCCTGACGCACTACTCCGCCCTCTTCCGGGCCGTCACCCAGGAGCGCGTGTTCCACTTCGAGCACCTCGACCGGGCCTGGCCGGACGTGCCGTCGGACGTGGAAATCGCCTACGCGCAGAGCGCCGCCTTCGTCGCGCACCTGTCGGCGAAGTTCGGCCCCCAGGCCATGGCCGCGCTCGTGGACGGCGTGGCGCGCGGCGAGCCCTTCGAGACGGCCTTCGGCAAGGCCTTCCGCACCTCGCTGTTGGTGGAGGAGACGGACTGGCGTGAAGGCCTGGCCGCGCGCTACGGCTGGCTCCCACTCACCACCAGCTCCGCGCTCGTCTGGCTGGGCGCGTCCTTCCTCTGCGTGGCCGCCTATGCCCGCCGCCGCCAGCAGCGCGCCGCGAAGCTGGCGGAGATGGCCGCCCAGGATGCCGCGGAGGACGCCGCGCTGCGTCTGCTGGCCGCCCAGGCCGCGCAAGCCCAGGCGCAGGGCACCGCCGTGAGTGCCGGGGACTCCACCTGGCCGGACTGGCCCGCGGGCTCACAGGGCACGGAAGCCCACCTGGAGGCCCAGGACGGCGAGGCGCCCGCGGACAGCGCCATTGGCGACCTTCCGGGTGAACTGGACGACGAGGACGGCCCCGGCGGCCGGCCGCCGAAGCCCACCCTCCACTGA
- a CDS encoding DivIVA domain-containing protein, producing MKITPLDIRQKRFETALRGFSRREVEAYLELIAGEFEEVVKENIALKEEVKRTQFKVEQHQERERTLQETMVTAQRISEDLKDAAKKEAEIIIADAEHQAEKIVHGAHQRLVQVVEDINELKRQRTQFESQVRSVLDAHQKLLETFKSPTFADRDYARVEDNVAYLSQKKANGDS from the coding sequence ATGAAAATCACTCCGCTCGACATCCGGCAGAAGCGGTTCGAAACGGCCCTGCGCGGCTTCTCTCGCCGTGAGGTGGAGGCCTACCTCGAGCTCATCGCCGGTGAATTCGAGGAGGTGGTGAAGGAGAACATCGCGCTCAAGGAGGAAGTGAAGCGCACCCAGTTCAAGGTGGAGCAGCACCAGGAACGGGAGCGCACCCTCCAGGAGACCATGGTCACCGCCCAGCGCATCAGCGAGGACCTGAAGGACGCCGCGAAGAAGGAAGCGGAAATCATCATCGCGGACGCCGAGCATCAGGCGGAGAAGATCGTCCACGGCGCCCACCAGCGGCTGGTGCAGGTGGTGGAGGACATCAACGAGCTGAAGCGCCAGCGCACCCAGTTCGAGTCGCAGGTCCGCTCCGTGTTGGATGCCCACCAGAAGCTGCTGGAGACCTTCAAGAGCCCCACGTTCGCGGACCGCGACTACGCGCGCGTCGAGGACAACGTGGCGTATCTGTCCCAGAAGAAGGCCAACGGCGACTCCTGA
- a CDS encoding HEAT repeat domain-containing protein encodes MRPLLLAGLLLATAARAQAPAPSGPAPTPPVEAAPAPATDDAALLRGLLGAVRPAPEEIRAIAIEDLALLGDARALDALATLLWDPNPRIQQAALRAVTLFQHPRAEEILANVVRHPRLPDALKIQALNGLVFQRTPTARRAVQDAAVDSRLTAGVQNAARTVVSQWDATRR; translated from the coding sequence ATGCGTCCCCTGCTTCTCGCTGGCCTGCTCCTTGCCACCGCCGCCCGTGCCCAGGCCCCGGCCCCCTCGGGTCCGGCGCCCACGCCCCCGGTGGAGGCCGCCCCGGCGCCCGCGACGGACGACGCAGCCCTCCTGCGGGGCCTTCTGGGGGCGGTGCGGCCCGCGCCGGAGGAGATTCGGGCCATCGCCATCGAAGACCTGGCGCTGCTGGGAGATGCCCGCGCCCTGGACGCGCTGGCCACGCTCCTGTGGGACCCCAATCCCCGCATCCAGCAGGCGGCGCTGAGGGCCGTCACGCTGTTCCAGCACCCCCGGGCGGAGGAGATTCTGGCCAACGTGGTGCGCCACCCCCGGCTGCCGGACGCGCTGAAAATCCAGGCGCTCAACGGGCTCGTCTTCCAGCGCACGCCCACCGCGCGCCGGGCCGTCCAGGACGCCGCCGTCGACTCGCGGCTCACCGCGGGGGTGCAGAACGCCGCGCGCACCGTCGTGTCTCAGTGGGACGCGACGCGCCGCTGA
- a CDS encoding J domain-containing protein → MNAAAANWQTLENVDVECTHCGIRMTQQPGTRVRYFRCSGCHRWVSSVYSDVFRADAKVRTHPVKDTGAQDEQFIEVKDRLDRWLSALEEQDPYRLLGVSPLDSADTVRARYHALAMEQHPDRGGSAEKMRELNAAYERILRHRQRKRQEALSAGTPVASASVLPARSR, encoded by the coding sequence ATGAACGCGGCGGCAGCGAACTGGCAGACACTGGAAAACGTCGATGTGGAGTGCACCCACTGCGGCATCCGGATGACCCAGCAGCCGGGGACCCGGGTCCGCTACTTCCGGTGTTCCGGGTGCCACCGCTGGGTGTCCAGCGTGTACTCCGACGTCTTCCGGGCGGACGCGAAGGTGCGCACGCACCCCGTGAAGGACACCGGCGCCCAGGACGAGCAGTTCATCGAGGTCAAGGACCGGCTGGACCGGTGGCTGTCCGCGCTGGAAGAGCAGGACCCGTACCGGCTGCTGGGTGTGTCGCCGCTGGACTCGGCCGACACGGTCCGCGCGCGCTACCACGCGCTGGCCATGGAGCAGCACCCGGACCGCGGCGGCTCCGCTGAGAAGATGCGCGAGCTGAACGCGGCCTATGAGCGCATCCTCCGTCACCGCCAGCGCAAGCGTCAGGAGGCGCTGTCGGCCGGAACGCCCGTGGCCTCCGCGTCCGTCCTTCCCGCGCGCAGCAGGTAG
- a CDS encoding stage II sporulation protein M, translating into MATPLPAYVAQRRTDWDALQALLAKQRSGTLKLGELRTLDTLYRRASADLAHAQTFYAGTDVHRFLNQLCGQAYASIYQPPRERWPAVREFFRREFPATLRRERGFVGASAVLFILGILLGALVVLWEPRGAELLVPSGVRHYVAQGRMWTDDILSVAPPNSVASSIATNNLTVTIVTFALGLTGGLGTLFLLVNNGVHIGAISALCAREGMLGGLLDFIAAHGPVELSILVIAGGAGLMVGQALIDPGELPRGQALAVRGREAVKLVLGCAPFLALIGVVEGYVSPGDLFPTWLKAGLGLVLGALFWAYLLRAGRTDAEATGVPADSAS; encoded by the coding sequence ATGGCCACGCCCCTGCCCGCCTACGTGGCCCAACGCCGCACGGACTGGGATGCGCTCCAGGCCCTGCTGGCGAAGCAGCGCTCCGGCACGCTGAAGCTGGGCGAGCTGCGCACGCTGGACACGCTGTACCGCCGCGCGTCCGCCGACCTGGCGCACGCGCAGACCTTCTACGCAGGCACGGACGTCCACCGCTTCCTCAACCAGTTGTGCGGCCAGGCCTACGCGTCCATCTACCAGCCGCCGCGCGAGCGCTGGCCCGCGGTGCGGGAGTTCTTCCGCCGCGAGTTCCCCGCCACCTTGCGCCGCGAGCGTGGCTTCGTGGGCGCCAGCGCCGTGCTGTTCATCCTGGGCATCCTGCTGGGCGCCCTGGTGGTGCTGTGGGAGCCCCGGGGCGCCGAGCTGCTGGTGCCCTCCGGCGTGCGCCACTACGTGGCTCAGGGCCGCATGTGGACGGATGACATCCTGTCGGTGGCGCCGCCCAACTCGGTGGCGTCCAGCATCGCGACCAACAACCTCACCGTCACCATTGTCACCTTCGCCCTGGGCCTCACCGGCGGCCTGGGCACGCTGTTCCTGCTGGTGAACAACGGGGTGCATATCGGCGCCATCAGCGCGCTGTGCGCCCGCGAGGGCATGCTGGGGGGATTGCTGGACTTCATCGCCGCGCACGGCCCGGTGGAGCTGTCCATCCTGGTCATCGCTGGCGGGGCGGGACTGATGGTGGGCCAGGCGCTCATCGACCCGGGGGAGCTGCCCCGGGGACAGGCGCTGGCGGTGCGCGGACGGGAAGCGGTGAAGCTGGTGCTGGGCTGCGCGCCCTTCCTCGCCCTCATCGGCGTGGTGGAGGGCTACGTCTCCCCAGGGGACTTGTTCCCCACCTGGCTGAAGGCGGGGCTAGGCCTGGTCCTGGGGGCGCTCTTCTGGGCCTACCTGCTGCGCGCGGGAAGGACGGACGCGGAGGCCACGGGCGTTCCGGCCGACAGCGCCTCCTGA
- a CDS encoding RDD family protein, protein MHSAPTPHLDVATPERVALTLPIAGIGYRCLAWLVDASLLFFFWLVAYFAFTLLVSDVLGVFQALSGVGQTLMVVGVFATQWLYWTVSEVFFHGQTVGKRVLGIRVVRTDGSPVGVYESAVRNLCRAVDFLPMLYAAACVSMLLTRQHRRLGDLLAGTLLVREERIDLDKYTAAPAASVPLPQGTGARPLSPEDVELVLSFLSRAPGLAPEVRQRLGARLVERVGPDDAEARAAVLASAESTEAFLRARVQGER, encoded by the coding sequence ATGCACTCCGCTCCGACACCCCATCTCGACGTGGCCACGCCCGAGCGCGTGGCGCTCACGCTTCCCATCGCGGGCATCGGCTACCGCTGCCTCGCGTGGTTGGTGGACGCGAGCCTGCTGTTCTTCTTCTGGCTGGTGGCCTACTTCGCCTTCACGTTGCTGGTGTCGGACGTGCTCGGCGTCTTCCAGGCGCTGTCGGGCGTGGGGCAGACGCTGATGGTGGTGGGCGTCTTCGCCACGCAGTGGCTGTACTGGACGGTGAGCGAGGTCTTCTTCCACGGCCAGACGGTGGGCAAGCGCGTGCTGGGCATCCGGGTGGTGCGGACGGACGGCTCGCCCGTGGGTGTCTACGAGAGCGCGGTGCGCAACCTCTGCCGCGCAGTGGACTTCCTGCCCATGCTGTACGCCGCCGCCTGCGTCAGCATGCTGCTCACCCGCCAGCACCGGCGCCTGGGAGACCTGCTGGCCGGCACGCTGCTGGTGCGCGAGGAGCGCATCGACCTGGACAAGTACACCGCCGCTCCGGCCGCGTCCGTGCCACTGCCACAGGGCACCGGCGCGCGGCCCCTGTCTCCGGAGGACGTGGAGTTGGTGCTGTCCTTCCTGTCGCGCGCGCCGGGGCTGGCGCCGGAGGTGCGGCAGCGGCTGGGCGCGCGGCTGGTGGAGCGCGTGGGGCCTGACGACGCGGAAGCACGCGCGGCGGTGCTGGCGTCCGCGGAGAGCACCGAGGCCTTCCTTCGCGCCCGCGTCCAGGGAGAGCGCTGA
- the fruA gene encoding response regulator transcription factor FruA codes for MATNQAAIRVSILEGPWAAWQGLADGLRGEGVQVSSVTRDVRLFLDSLGTDPPQVAVMDVEGDSEAAVGCSVTEGINLLREARKRRLEVRMLLLSAVSTPEIISQCFDEGASGYLFRAGLGTTAVASAINSLVRGERLFPVQLLRNDFEHPPVTSPTASVLLALTQREREVLAYVAGGADNLKIAAHLQIAERTVKSHVTQLYRKLGAENRTQLALRACHLGVRPPPDL; via the coding sequence ATGGCAACCAATCAAGCAGCGATTCGTGTATCGATTCTCGAAGGACCGTGGGCGGCCTGGCAGGGCCTGGCCGACGGGCTCCGTGGTGAAGGCGTGCAGGTCTCCTCGGTGACGAGGGACGTGCGCCTGTTCCTCGACAGCCTGGGGACAGACCCGCCGCAGGTCGCGGTGATGGACGTGGAGGGTGACAGCGAGGCCGCCGTGGGCTGCTCCGTCACGGAAGGCATCAATCTCCTGCGGGAGGCGCGCAAGCGCCGGCTGGAGGTGCGGATGCTGCTGCTCTCCGCGGTGAGCACACCGGAAATCATCTCGCAGTGCTTCGACGAGGGTGCCTCCGGCTACCTGTTCCGCGCGGGCCTGGGCACGACGGCGGTGGCGTCCGCCATCAACTCCCTGGTTCGAGGCGAGCGGCTGTTCCCGGTGCAGCTCCTGAGGAACGACTTCGAGCATCCACCGGTGACGTCACCCACCGCGAGCGTGCTGCTGGCGCTCACGCAACGCGAGCGCGAGGTGCTGGCGTATGTCGCGGGCGGCGCGGACAACCTGAAGATTGCCGCGCACCTGCAAATCGCCGAGCGCACCGTGAAGTCCCACGTCACGCAGCTCTACCGGAAGCTGGGCGCGGAGAACCGCACGCAGTTGGCGCTGAGGGCGTGCCACCTGGGCGTCCGGCCGCCGCCGGACCTCTAG
- a CDS encoding MbtH family protein has translation MADEREDTTVYKVVVNHEEQYSIWPADRENALGWKDAGKQGLKAECLEYIKEVWTDMRPLSLRKKMEELKS, from the coding sequence ATGGCGGATGAGCGAGAGGACACGACCGTCTACAAGGTCGTGGTGAACCACGAGGAGCAGTACTCCATCTGGCCGGCCGACCGCGAGAACGCGCTCGGCTGGAAGGATGCAGGCAAGCAGGGCCTCAAGGCCGAGTGCCTGGAGTACATCAAGGAGGTCTGGACGGACATGCGTCCGCTGAGCCTCCGCAAGAAGATGGAAGAGCTGAAGTCGTAG
- a CDS encoding DUF4105 domain-containing protein yields MQSVFRVITALLLALGVTWAALALALTGAGPEGAHGGRALGAVLLAAGAVVAWRRHSQRAALSVIGAGCVAIWGWTQTVRPATQADWAPDLTRSARAVVEGPHVTLHDVRDFRYRTTSDWDASWYSATYDTRELTGAWFIVEPFSGVWGAAHTMVSFGFADGRYLVFSVEVRREKGETFSALGGLFRQFELTYVVGDERDLVQLRSNHRKDDVYLYPVDASKERITRFFLDMVARMNALHEKPEFYDTLTNNCTTNLVRHLEKVSQSQVPYDHRTLLPAFSDALAYELELIDRDAPLEQVRERYHINARAQAADGRPDFSRRIREPLAASTAGTVP; encoded by the coding sequence ATGCAAAGTGTCTTCCGTGTCATCACCGCGCTCCTCCTCGCGCTGGGCGTCACCTGGGCGGCGCTGGCCCTGGCGCTGACGGGGGCGGGCCCCGAGGGCGCGCATGGGGGCCGAGCGCTGGGGGCCGTGCTGCTCGCGGCGGGCGCGGTGGTGGCCTGGCGGCGCCATTCCCAACGGGCCGCCCTGTCCGTCATCGGCGCCGGGTGTGTGGCCATCTGGGGGTGGACCCAGACGGTACGGCCCGCGACGCAGGCGGACTGGGCGCCGGACCTGACGCGCTCCGCCCGGGCGGTGGTGGAGGGCCCCCATGTGACGTTGCATGACGTGCGTGACTTCCGCTACCGCACCACGTCGGATTGGGATGCGTCGTGGTACTCGGCCACGTACGACACGCGTGAGCTCACGGGCGCGTGGTTCATCGTGGAGCCCTTCTCCGGCGTCTGGGGCGCGGCCCACACCATGGTGAGCTTCGGCTTCGCGGATGGGCGCTACCTCGTCTTCTCCGTGGAGGTCCGCCGCGAGAAGGGGGAGACGTTCTCCGCGCTGGGCGGCCTGTTCCGCCAGTTCGAGCTCACCTATGTCGTGGGGGACGAGCGGGACCTGGTGCAGCTGCGCTCCAACCACCGCAAGGACGACGTCTACCTCTACCCGGTGGATGCGTCGAAGGAGCGCATCACCCGCTTCTTCCTCGACATGGTGGCGCGGATGAACGCGCTGCACGAGAAGCCGGAGTTCTACGACACGCTCACCAACAACTGCACCACCAACCTGGTGCGGCACCTGGAGAAGGTGAGCCAGAGTCAGGTGCCCTACGACCACCGCACCTTGCTGCCGGCGTTCTCGGACGCCCTGGCGTATGAGCTGGAGCTCATCGACCGGGACGCGCCGCTGGAGCAGGTGCGCGAGCGCTACCACATCAACGCACGCGCGCAGGCGGCGGACGGGCGCCCGGACTTCTCGCGGCGCATCCGCGAGCCGCTGGCCGCCTCCACCGCCGGCACCGTGCCGTGA
- a CDS encoding ketopantoate reductase family protein translates to MRFAILGSGGVGGFFGAKLVRAGHDVTFLARGAHLRAMQEHGLTIHGAEGDFTVAVKADDDVQRFGPVDVVVLAVKNYDVASVLPAVKTLLSARGAPAPGETAPFVLTLQNGVDIPSEVAAAVGEAAVLGGTTYISTAISEPGVITQTGTNHRIVLGEVFGDTSRISDRAQSLRDALAGAGVTVEAVADARGALWDKLSFLACMSAFSTASRLPVGALRDNPAFREVFRQAAAEVLSVAAAEGVTTTRTPDALVQYMDGLPAHMRPSMLGDLENGKPLEVEYLQGSVVRRGRARGVPTPVMSTLYVLLMPHAQGERKA, encoded by the coding sequence ATGCGATTCGCCATCTTGGGCTCTGGAGGCGTCGGTGGTTTCTTCGGCGCGAAGCTGGTCCGCGCCGGGCATGACGTGACGTTCCTCGCGCGCGGAGCGCACCTGCGCGCCATGCAGGAACACGGGCTCACCATCCACGGCGCCGAAGGAGACTTCACCGTCGCGGTCAAGGCCGACGATGACGTCCAGCGCTTCGGCCCCGTGGACGTCGTGGTCCTCGCGGTGAAGAACTACGACGTCGCTTCCGTGCTCCCCGCGGTGAAGACGTTGCTCTCCGCGCGAGGCGCACCGGCGCCGGGCGAAACGGCGCCCTTCGTGCTCACCTTGCAGAACGGCGTGGACATCCCCTCCGAAGTGGCCGCCGCCGTGGGCGAAGCCGCCGTCCTGGGCGGCACCACGTACATCTCCACCGCCATCAGCGAGCCCGGCGTCATCACCCAGACCGGAACGAACCACCGAATCGTGCTCGGAGAAGTGTTCGGTGACACCTCGCGCATCTCCGACCGGGCACAGTCCCTGCGGGACGCGCTGGCCGGCGCGGGCGTCACCGTGGAGGCCGTGGCGGATGCGCGCGGAGCGCTCTGGGACAAGCTGTCCTTCCTCGCCTGCATGTCCGCGTTCAGCACCGCGTCCCGGCTGCCCGTGGGCGCCCTCCGGGACAATCCAGCCTTCCGCGAGGTGTTCCGGCAGGCTGCCGCCGAGGTGCTCAGCGTCGCCGCCGCGGAGGGCGTCACCACCACGCGCACGCCGGACGCCCTGGTGCAGTACATGGACGGGCTGCCCGCCCACATGCGCCCGTCCATGCTGGGCGACCTGGAGAACGGCAAGCCGCTGGAGGTCGAATACCTCCAGGGCTCGGTGGTGCGCCGGGGCCGCGCGCGGGGCGTCCCCACGCCGGTAATGAGCACCCTCTATGTGCTGCTGATGCCGCACGCCCAGGGTGAACGAAAGGCCTGA
- a CDS encoding styrene monooxygenase/indole monooxygenase family protein: MERIGIVGAGTAGLHLGLKLLSHGVPVTIYTEQEPSRLRDSRLLNTVAHHAPTRMRERVLGVDHWSGPNADMFYIGIHVNGGPHPFSLRGRLDSPSIFVDYRQYQPRLAEDFVARGGKLEVLPVDVDVLERLARQHALMVVATGRNGLTRLFPRVPELSPHTQPPRMLFAALLKGVRMQEPIGMNANLIPGQGEIFESQVVTANGRVPSVLIEALPGSELSRLSTQRYDEDPRAFEAMLMDFLRRFAPTTYERVDPSSFGVRGPMDYLQGSFTPTVRQGWAPLSGGRFVMAVGDTHVTNDPVAGQGANAGSASAFALAEHIVTALAENRPFDEVFCRQAEAGSWAATAPATHWTNALLQPPPPHVIDLLAAGSKDARVADAIATAFVTPELILSACASPESTAAFIARHRPLVREAAPPPSPLAWHPPPEEPKVTVSLTR, from the coding sequence ATGGAGCGCATTGGAATTGTTGGCGCCGGCACCGCGGGACTTCACCTGGGTCTGAAGCTGCTGTCCCACGGTGTGCCCGTGACGATCTACACGGAGCAGGAGCCGAGCAGGCTACGGGATTCCCGTCTGCTCAACACGGTGGCGCACCATGCCCCCACGCGCATGCGTGAGCGCGTCCTGGGCGTGGACCACTGGAGCGGCCCCAACGCCGACATGTTCTATATCGGCATCCATGTGAACGGCGGGCCCCACCCATTCAGCCTCCGGGGCCGCCTGGATTCCCCCTCCATCTTCGTGGACTACCGGCAGTACCAGCCGCGCCTCGCGGAGGACTTCGTCGCGCGCGGCGGCAAGCTGGAGGTGCTTCCCGTGGACGTCGACGTACTGGAGCGCCTGGCGCGGCAACACGCGCTGATGGTGGTCGCCACCGGGCGCAATGGCCTGACGCGCCTGTTCCCCCGCGTGCCCGAGCTGTCGCCGCACACGCAGCCGCCGCGCATGCTCTTCGCCGCGCTGCTCAAGGGCGTGCGCATGCAGGAGCCGATTGGGATGAATGCCAACCTGATTCCCGGTCAGGGCGAAATCTTCGAGTCTCAGGTCGTCACCGCGAACGGGCGCGTGCCCAGCGTGCTCATCGAGGCGCTGCCCGGCAGTGAGCTGTCACGGCTCAGCACGCAGCGCTACGACGAAGACCCGCGCGCCTTCGAGGCGATGCTGATGGACTTCCTGCGCCGCTTCGCACCCACCACCTACGAGCGCGTGGATCCGTCGAGCTTCGGCGTGCGAGGTCCCATGGACTACCTGCAAGGTTCCTTCACGCCGACGGTGCGCCAGGGCTGGGCGCCTCTTTCGGGTGGCCGCTTCGTCATGGCGGTGGGCGACACGCACGTGACGAATGACCCCGTCGCGGGTCAGGGCGCCAACGCGGGGTCTGCTTCCGCCTTCGCGCTGGCGGAGCACATCGTCACCGCGCTGGCGGAGAACCGTCCCTTCGACGAGGTCTTCTGTCGGCAGGCCGAAGCGGGCTCGTGGGCCGCCACCGCGCCGGCAACGCATTGGACCAACGCGCTGTTGCAGCCGCCGCCTCCGCACGTCATCGACCTGCTGGCCGCTGGCAGCAAGGACGCCCGGGTCGCGGACGCCATCGCCACCGCCTTCGTGACGCCCGAGCTCATCCTCTCCGCATGTGCCAGCCCGGAGAGCACGGCGGCGTTCATCGCGAGGCACCGCCCGCTCGTCCGAGAGGCCGCGCCGCCTCCCAGCCCCCTGGCGTGGCACCCGCCTCCCGAGGAGCCGAAGGTCACTGTGTCGCTGACGCGCTGA
- a CDS encoding D-TA family PLP-dependent enzyme has translation MNVDRLDMMTTPAALVDLDRVDANLKRVAMYTRQHGLRWRPHTKTHKTPEFAALQLAAGAQGVTVATVREAEVMATACDDILLAYPPVGDDRLARLMALPPHVRLTVALDSGEALEMLSRAARRAGRTVGVLVELDLGMRRVGLQSTGDAIALAGNVAFGSGLEYRGITFYAGHLRLPQEKLGSAMRAQSERLAAFIEALTDSGLRPETVSGGSTPTLWRSHEVAGLTEIRPGINIFNDRNAVSVGACPWEECAYSVLATVVSTTVPGQAVIDAGSKALAKEEGFTDTGVYGALLDRPDVLVRGLSEEHGLLDLSSTSWRPRVGDRVRVVPNHACASVNLHDRLHLLRQGTWAGTHAITARGW, from the coding sequence ATGAATGTGGACCGGCTCGACATGATGACGACACCCGCCGCCCTCGTGGACCTGGACCGTGTGGACGCCAACCTGAAGCGAGTGGCCATGTACACCCGCCAGCACGGCCTGCGGTGGCGGCCCCACACGAAGACGCACAAGACACCGGAGTTCGCCGCGCTCCAGCTCGCCGCCGGAGCCCAGGGCGTCACCGTGGCCACCGTCCGCGAGGCGGAGGTCATGGCCACCGCCTGCGACGACATCCTGCTCGCCTATCCTCCCGTGGGCGACGACAGGCTTGCCCGGCTCATGGCGCTACCACCACACGTCCGGCTCACCGTGGCCCTGGACTCGGGCGAGGCGCTGGAGATGCTGAGCCGCGCGGCCCGGAGGGCGGGCCGTACGGTGGGCGTGTTGGTGGAGCTGGACCTGGGCATGCGGCGCGTGGGCCTCCAGTCCACCGGGGACGCCATCGCCCTGGCCGGTAACGTGGCGTTCGGCAGTGGCCTGGAGTACCGGGGCATCACCTTCTACGCCGGACACCTGCGCCTTCCCCAGGAGAAGCTGGGCTCTGCGATGCGCGCACAGTCCGAGCGGCTGGCGGCCTTCATCGAGGCCCTGACGGACTCGGGACTGCGGCCCGAAACCGTGAGCGGCGGCTCCACGCCGACGCTGTGGCGCTCGCATGAAGTCGCCGGGCTCACGGAGATTCGCCCGGGCATCAACATCTTCAATGACCGCAACGCCGTATCGGTGGGTGCATGCCCGTGGGAGGAATGTGCCTACTCCGTGCTGGCCACGGTGGTGAGCACCACCGTGCCGGGCCAGGCGGTCATCGACGCGGGCTCCAAGGCCCTGGCCAAGGAGGAAGGCTTCACCGACACGGGCGTCTACGGCGCCCTGCTCGACCGGCCAGACGTCCTGGTGCGAGGCCTGTCCGAGGAGCACGGCCTGCTGGACCTTTCCAGCACCTCCTGGCGGCCCCGCGTGGGCGACCGCGTGCGCGTGGTGCCCAACCACGCCTGTGCCTCCGTCAACCTGCACGACCGGTTGCACCTGCTGCGCCAGGGCACCTGGGCCGGCACGCACGCCATCACCGCACGCGGCTGGTGA